Proteins from one Pagrus major chromosome 1, Pma_NU_1.0 genomic window:
- the nthl1 gene encoding endonuclease III-like protein 1 isoform X2: MFQRSVITRSGNHNAGCTPAASLGSKLTDRRTNVGPVSSAPVKVEEEEAKVSEPRPSSFALSEGGCPEPLRHGTAHPKTETDTLPLSSHHRRRRQLKVEYDEDDHVTPVKTEHWEPPDWKKQLGYIREMRSGRDAPVDKMGAEKCYDTEAPAHVRRFQVLVSLMLSSQTKDQVTAAAMQKLRAHGCNVENILATDDDTLGKLIHPVGFWRTKVKYLKLTSAMLQKEFGGDIPDSVEGLVRLPGVGPKMAHLAMDIAWDQVSGIGVDTHVHRISNRLGWLKKPTKNPEETRKALEEWLPRELWSEINWLLVGFGQQVCLPINPLCSVCLNQHSCPSAHKNSPTKRPKVGSPRSPSPTSPFKTKTEPEQDSTVKDKRTKKELLSTPVSPTTQKRRLKSKVNH; encoded by the exons ATGTTTCAA AGGTCTGTCATCACTCGGAGTGGGAACCACAATGCTGGCTGCACACCTGCGGCCTCTCTCGGGTCCAAACTTACCGACAGACGGACGAATGTGGGACCAGTCTCCTCTGCGCCGgtgaaagtggaggaggaggaggcgaagGTCTCTGAGCCAAGACCCTCCTCGTTCGCCTTATCAGAGG GTGGTTGCCCTGAACCCCTCCGCCACGGCACAGCTCatccaaaaacagaaacagacacttTACCACTGTCTTCACACCACCGCAGGAGGAGACAGCTAAAGGTGGAATATGATGAGGATGACCATGTTACACCGGTGAAGACAGAACACTGGGAACCTCCTGACTGGAAGAAGCAATTAGGGTACATTCGTGAGATGAGAAGCGGCCGTGATGCACCTGTAGATAAGATGGGAGCGGAGAAATGCTACGATACAGAGGCCCCTGCACAT GTGAGACGTTTCCAGGTGTTGGTTTCACTCATGCTGTCTAGTCAGACCAAGGACCAGGTGACAGCAGCCGCTATGCAAAAGCTCCGAGCTCACGGCTGTAATGTAGAGAACATACTCGCTACTGATGATGACACACTGGGAAAACTCATCCACCCTGTCGGCTTCTGGAGG ACTAAGGTGAAGTATCTGAAGCTGACATCAGCCATGCTGCAGAAGGAGTTTGGCGGGGACATCCCAGACAGCGTGGAGGGGCTGGTCCGCCTGCCTGGAGTCGGACCTAAGATGGCTCACCTGGCCATGGACATCGCCTGGGACCAGGTGTCCGGCATTG gcGTGGACACACATGTGCATCGTATCTCTAATAGGCTGGGCTGGCTCAAGAAACCAACAAAGAACCCGGAGGAGACACGTAAAGCCCTGGAGGAGTGGTTACCCAG GGAGCTGTGGAGTGAGATCAACTGGCTGCTCGTGGGTTTTGGACAGCAGGTTTGTCTCCCAATCAACCCTCTTTGCTCTGTTTGTCTGAACCAGCACAGCTGTCCCTCTGCCCACAAGAACTCTCCTACAAAGAGGCCTAAAGTTGGATCCCCACGGTCTCCAAGTCCGACCTctccttttaaaacaaaaactgaacctGAGCAGGATTCCACTGTTAAAGACAAGAGGACAAAGAAGGAGCTGCTGTCCACACCTGTTTCCCCCACCACCCAGAAGAGGAGGCTGAAAAGTAAAGTTAATCATTGA
- the nherf2 gene encoding Na(+)/H(+) exchange regulatory cofactor NHE-RF2, whose protein sequence is MESELRPRLCFLTKGERGYGFHLHGERNRGGQFIRKVEPGSSADLAGLRAGDRVVEVNGENVEKENHHQVVNRIREVPHRTRLLLVDRDTDEFLRSRGLACTEDLAIEMGTLSPRPSPGPTPSTSPIPRGSSPQTPKPNHTHPFHPPAAESPTHTTTQGKVKRSSVTSSTATDTEVQVQPSPESPVEHVPRLCHLVKGEHGYGFNLHSNKTKRGQFVRSVDPDSAAESADIRPGDRLVEVNGVNIEGLRHSEVVALIRAGGEEVRLLVVDPETDELYHRLGITPTTSHEKEVYVDDESASESTPPTPSPTTELPATGPPIINVTLTDSPTSPKSRTNGSSASQSSRSSTTQSEISSSDMSIQVSEPVHDEDDRRVSDPFIDSGLRLSPTAAEAKQKALACRNKKRAPPMDWNKRQEIFSNF, encoded by the exons ATGGAGAGCGAGCTGAGACCCAGGCTCTGTTTCCTGACCAAAGGAGAGCGCGGATATGGGTTTCACCTGCACGGAGAGCGGAATAGAGGCGGACAGTTCATCCGCAAAGTGGAGCCCGGCTCCTCGGCGGACCTGGCCGGGCTGCGAGCGGGGGACAGGGTGGTGGAGGTGAACGGGGAGAATGTGGAGAAAGAAAACCACCATCAA GTGGTGAACCGTATCCGTGAGGTGCCCCACCGCACTaggctgctgctggtggacAGAGACACGGATGAGTTCCTCCGCAGCCGTGGCCTGGCCTGCACAGAGGACCTGGCCATTGAGATGGGAACCCTCTCCCCGCGCCCCTCACCGGGGCCCACTCCTTCCACCTCTCCCATACCGAGAGGGAGCTCACCCCAGACACCCAAACCCAACCACACACACCCATTTcatcctcctgctgcagagTCACCCACACACACGACCACACAAGGAAAGGTCAAGAGATCCTCAGTGACATCAAGTACAGCCACGGACACAGAG GTGCAGGTGCAGCCCTCACCAGAGTCGCCGGTTGAGCACGTTCCCCGTCTGTGTCACCTGGTGAAAGGGGAGCACGGCTACGGCTTCAACCTGCACAGCAATAAGACAAAGCGTGGACAGTTTGTGCGTTCGGTGGACCCCGACTCAGCTGCTGAGAGTGCAGACATCAGGCCTGGAGACAGACTAGTGGAG GTCAACGGTGTGAACATAGAGGGCCTGAGGCACTCAGAGGTGGTGGCACTCATCAgagcaggaggggaggaagTGCGCCTCCTAGTGGTTGACCCAGAGACGGACGAGCTCTACCACAGACTGGGGATCACCCCCACCACCAGCCATGAAAAAG AGGTCTATGTGGATGATGAATCAGCCTCAGAAAGCACCCCGCCCACCCCGTCTCCAACCACTGAACTCCCTGCCACAGGTCCACCAATCATAAATGTCACGCTGACAGACTCCCCAACGTCCCCGAAATCCCGGACCAACGGGAGCTCAGCGTCTCAGTCCTCAAGAAGTTCCACCACCCAATCAGAGATCAGCAGCTCGGACATGAGCATCCAGGTGAGTGAGCCG gtcCACGATGAGGACGACAGGCGTGTTTCGGACCCTTTCATTGACAGCGGCCTGCGTCTGAGTCCCACAGCTGCTGAGGCTAAACAAAAGGCCCTAGCCTGTCGCAACAAGAAGAGAGCACCTCCAATGGACTGGAACAAGAGACAAGAGATCTTCAGCAACTTTTGA
- the nthl1 gene encoding endonuclease III-like protein 1 isoform X1, whose product MFQVSYNTRVCHVVQCFTMTSPYFTQRSVITRSGNHNAGCTPAASLGSKLTDRRTNVGPVSSAPVKVEEEEAKVSEPRPSSFALSEGGCPEPLRHGTAHPKTETDTLPLSSHHRRRRQLKVEYDEDDHVTPVKTEHWEPPDWKKQLGYIREMRSGRDAPVDKMGAEKCYDTEAPAHVRRFQVLVSLMLSSQTKDQVTAAAMQKLRAHGCNVENILATDDDTLGKLIHPVGFWRTKVKYLKLTSAMLQKEFGGDIPDSVEGLVRLPGVGPKMAHLAMDIAWDQVSGIGVDTHVHRISNRLGWLKKPTKNPEETRKALEEWLPRELWSEINWLLVGFGQQVCLPINPLCSVCLNQHSCPSAHKNSPTKRPKVGSPRSPSPTSPFKTKTEPEQDSTVKDKRTKKELLSTPVSPTTQKRRLKSKVNH is encoded by the exons ATGTTTCAAGTAAGCTACAACACGAGGGTCTGTCATGTAGTCCAGTGTTTCACAATGACTTCTCCTTATTTCACGCAGAGGTCTGTCATCACTCGGAGTGGGAACCACAATGCTGGCTGCACACCTGCGGCCTCTCTCGGGTCCAAACTTACCGACAGACGGACGAATGTGGGACCAGTCTCCTCTGCGCCGgtgaaagtggaggaggaggaggcgaagGTCTCTGAGCCAAGACCCTCCTCGTTCGCCTTATCAGAGG GTGGTTGCCCTGAACCCCTCCGCCACGGCACAGCTCatccaaaaacagaaacagacacttTACCACTGTCTTCACACCACCGCAGGAGGAGACAGCTAAAGGTGGAATATGATGAGGATGACCATGTTACACCGGTGAAGACAGAACACTGGGAACCTCCTGACTGGAAGAAGCAATTAGGGTACATTCGTGAGATGAGAAGCGGCCGTGATGCACCTGTAGATAAGATGGGAGCGGAGAAATGCTACGATACAGAGGCCCCTGCACAT GTGAGACGTTTCCAGGTGTTGGTTTCACTCATGCTGTCTAGTCAGACCAAGGACCAGGTGACAGCAGCCGCTATGCAAAAGCTCCGAGCTCACGGCTGTAATGTAGAGAACATACTCGCTACTGATGATGACACACTGGGAAAACTCATCCACCCTGTCGGCTTCTGGAGG ACTAAGGTGAAGTATCTGAAGCTGACATCAGCCATGCTGCAGAAGGAGTTTGGCGGGGACATCCCAGACAGCGTGGAGGGGCTGGTCCGCCTGCCTGGAGTCGGACCTAAGATGGCTCACCTGGCCATGGACATCGCCTGGGACCAGGTGTCCGGCATTG gcGTGGACACACATGTGCATCGTATCTCTAATAGGCTGGGCTGGCTCAAGAAACCAACAAAGAACCCGGAGGAGACACGTAAAGCCCTGGAGGAGTGGTTACCCAG GGAGCTGTGGAGTGAGATCAACTGGCTGCTCGTGGGTTTTGGACAGCAGGTTTGTCTCCCAATCAACCCTCTTTGCTCTGTTTGTCTGAACCAGCACAGCTGTCCCTCTGCCCACAAGAACTCTCCTACAAAGAGGCCTAAAGTTGGATCCCCACGGTCTCCAAGTCCGACCTctccttttaaaacaaaaactgaacctGAGCAGGATTCCACTGTTAAAGACAAGAGGACAAAGAAGGAGCTGCTGTCCACACCTGTTTCCCCCACCACCCAGAAGAGGAGGCTGAAAAGTAAAGTTAATCATTGA